From the Daucus carota subsp. sativus chromosome 8, DH1 v3.0, whole genome shotgun sequence genome, one window contains:
- the LOC108199882 gene encoding GPI mannosyltransferase 1, with product MKRVDFRFIILFSAFLRIFLIIYGEWQDTHMEVRYTDVDYFVFSDAAALVVSGVSPYKRSTYRYSPLIAYLLTPNSIVHRSWGKVLFSISDLLVGYFIRSILKLQGVSDEICIYSVMVWLFNPFTFTIGTRGNCEPIICAMVLWIILCLLKGKLLQAAFWYGLVVHLRIYPIIYALPIVLALEPCNFQSGKRLILRKWSSRDIKAAQRSSTKNVSDLVQKLGVIARLLTKERIQFGLLSGTVFFFFTGIFFYLYELEFLHEALLYHLTRTDPRHNFSIYFYHIYLHYEREFSLPEKLVSFLPQVIVQLVLISRFRKDLPFCFFLQTVAFVAFNKVITAQYFVWFFCLLPLILPWSNMKPKQGLVCISLWVGAQTHWLLWGYLLEFKGKQVFLCLWVASLLFLAANTFVLICVITHHTCSPLFRPLEHVNRTKSAKYKQ from the exons ATGAAACGGGTAGACTTCCGTTTTATAATCCTATTTTCAGCATTTCTTCGAATCTTTCTAATTATATATGGAGAATGGCAAGACACTCATATGGAGGTTAGATACACAGATGTCGATTACTTTGTCTTTTCTGATGCTGCGGCGCTAGTGGTTTCAGGAGTCTCTCCTTACAAAAGGTCTACATATCGATATTCACCCTTAATCGCATATCTTCTCACACCAAATTCAATAGTTCACCGGTCATGGGGAAAAgttctcttctctatttcag ATCTGCTTGTGGGATATTTTATCCGGTCAATtctgaagctacaaggtgtttctgATGAAATATGCATCTACTCCGTAATGGTATGGCTTTTTAATCCGTTCACCTTCACAATTGGAACCCGTGGGAATTGCGAGCCTATTATATGTGCTATGGTTTTGTGGATTATTTTATGTCTCTTGAAAG GCAAGTTGTTACAGGCTGCATTTTGGTACGGTCTTGTTGTCCACCTGAGAATATATCCTATTATTTATGCACTTCCAATCGTCTTGGCCCTTGAGCCTTGCAATTTTCAATCTGGTAAAAGGCTTATCCTTCGAAAATGGAGTTCTAGAGATATTAAGGCAGCGCAGAGGTCAAGTACCAAGAATGTATCTGACCTAGTTCAGAAATTGGGAGTTATTGCAAGGTTGCTCACTAAAGAAAGAATTCAGTTTGGGCTTCTCTCAGGGActgttttcttcttttttacaGGAATTTTCTTTTACCTGTATGAATTAGAGTTCTTGCATGAAGCCCTATTATACCATCTTACACGTACGGATCCGAGGCATAACTTTTCTATATACTTTTATCACATATATCTCCATTATGAGCGAGAGTTTTCACTTCCAGAGAAGCTTGTCTCTTTTCTGCCTCAAGTTATAGTGCAGCTTGTTCTCATATCCCGCTTTAGGAAGGATTTGCCTTTCTGTTTCTTCTTGCAAACTGTGGCTTTTGTAGCTTTTAACAAG GTCATAACAGCACAGTACTTTGTGTGGTTCTTTTGCCTATTGCCTCTAATACTCCCTTGGAGTAATATGAAGCCAAAACAAGGCTTAGTATGCATTTCTCTGTGGGTTGGAGCACAAACACACTGGCTACTGTGGGGCTACCTTCTTGAGTTTAAAGGCAAGCAAGTTTTTTTGTGTCTCTGGGTGGCAAGTCTATTATTCCTGGCCGCCAATACTTTTGTCCTCATTTGTGTCATCACCCATCATACCTGTTCCCCGTTATTCAGACCCTTGGAACATGTGAATCGAACGAAATCAGCAAAATACAAGCAATGA
- the LOC108197398 gene encoding uncharacterized protein LOC108197398, whose product MPLSTDSSSSMNQQQQLLDKLKVFKIQGRDKRGHIILRILAKFFPARDVSVDGVNKYLEDKIFPELEKRSFSVLYVHTDVEKSQNFPGISALRSFHDAIPATVINNLQAVYFLHPGLQSRLFLATFGRFMFSSGLYGKLRYVSRVDYLWDHVRRNEIDLPEFVHDHDEDLEYRPMMDYGLESDHPRVYGAPSVDYSPSTYSTRCIS is encoded by the exons ATGCCGCTTTCAACTGACTCCTCATCGTCTAtgaatcaacaacaacaactgcTGGATAAACTCAAAGTCTTCAAGATCCAAGGCCGTGACAAACGTGGTCATATCATCCTTCGCATCCTCGCCAAATTCTTCCCtg cTCGAGATGTGAGCGTTGACGGGGTGAACAAATACTTGGAAGACAAGATATTCCCGGAGCTTGAGAAACGCTCGTTTTCCGTTCTTTACGTCCACACCGACGTCGAAAAGAGCCAGAATTTCCCCGGAATCTCCGCCCTCCGATCGTTTCACGACGCGATTCCGGCCACCGTCATCAACAATCTCCAGGCTGTCTATTTTCTCCACCCGGGACTTCAGTCCAGGCTCTTTCTCGCCACTTTTGGCCGCTTCATGTTCTCCTCAGG GTTGTATGGGAAACTGAGGTATGTGAGCAGAGTAGATTACTTGTGGGACCATGTAAGGAGGAACGAGATTGATCTCCCAGAGTTTGTGCATGATCATGATGAAGATCTTGAGTACCGTCCGATGATGGACTATGGATTGGAAAGTGATCATCCGAGGGTGTATGGTGCGCCTTCAGTGGATTACTCCCCTTCCACTTACTCCACCAGGTGTATTTCGTAG